In a genomic window of Lacrimispora sp. BS-2:
- a CDS encoding HPr family phosphocarrier protein, whose protein sequence is MVRKTVTVELASGLEARPVAMLVQVASQYESNIYVEIESKRVNAKSIMGMMTLGLAAGEQITITADGTDEEQAIAEIEKYLSNHE, encoded by the coding sequence ATGGTAAGAAAAACAGTCACCGTTGAACTTGCATCAGGCTTAGAGGCAAGACCAGTTGCTATGCTGGTTCAGGTTGCCAGCCAGTATGAAAGCAACATTTATGTTGAAATCGAATCCAAGAGAGTAAATGCCAAGAGCATTATGGGCATGATGACTCTGGGACTTGCAGCGGGAGAACAGATTACGATCACTGCGGATGGGACCGACGAGGAGCAGGCGATTGCCGAAATCGAAAAATATTTAAGCAATCATGAGTAA
- the whiA gene encoding DNA-binding protein WhiA codes for MSFSSKLKEELSRQISPARHCQIAEMAAIISLCGKIIISENDRYTIKINTENVAVARKYFTLLKKTFNISTDVSIRRNAYLNKNRTYTVTIREHEEAIRVLHATKLLDENGEIGENLNLVQNVVIQQSCCRRAFIRGAFLSSGSLSDPEKFYHFEIVCATEDKARQLKSIIATFDLEAKIVKRKRYFVVYIKEGSQIVDILNVMEAPVALMELENIRILKDMRNSVNRQVNCETANINKTVSAAVKQIEDIKYIRDTIGLDNLPDNLSEIARERLERPEATLKELGEALDPPVGKSGVNHRLRKLGDLAGRLRGTGISSGME; via the coding sequence ATGTCATTTTCTTCCAAATTAAAAGAAGAGCTATCCAGGCAGATCAGTCCGGCAAGGCATTGCCAGATCGCAGAGATGGCAGCGATCATAAGCCTTTGCGGAAAAATAATCATATCGGAAAACGACCGCTATACGATTAAAATTAATACGGAAAATGTGGCAGTTGCAAGAAAGTACTTTACATTATTGAAAAAAACATTTAATATAAGTACTGATGTGTCGATTAGAAGAAATGCTTATTTAAATAAAAACCGTACCTATACGGTAACAATCCGGGAGCATGAGGAGGCGATCCGTGTTTTACACGCCACAAAGCTTCTTGATGAAAACGGAGAAATAGGGGAAAACTTAAATCTTGTACAGAATGTGGTCATCCAGCAGTCCTGCTGCAGGAGGGCATTCATCCGCGGTGCATTTCTCTCTTCCGGGTCCTTGAGCGACCCTGAGAAATTCTACCATTTTGAAATCGTATGCGCGACTGAAGACAAAGCCAGGCAGCTAAAGTCCATTATCGCGACCTTTGATCTTGAAGCAAAGATCGTGAAGAGAAAACGTTATTTTGTGGTTTATATAAAAGAAGGCAGCCAGATTGTAGATATCCTGAATGTTATGGAAGCCCCGGTGGCCTTAATGGAGCTTGAGAACATCAGGATCTTAAAGGATATGCGCAACAGTGTGAATCGGCAGGTGAACTGTGAGACTGCCAATATTAATAAAACGGTATCAGCTGCGGTAAAGCAGATAGAAGATATAAAATATATCAGAGATACAATCGGACTTGATAATCTACCGGACAATCTAAGTGAAATTGCCAGGGAACGATTGGAGAGGCCGGAAGCAACATTAAAAGAGCTTGGAGAAGCTCTAGACCCTCCTGTAGGCAAATCAGGAGTGAACCACCGACTTAGAAAGCTTGGCGACCTGGCAGGGCGGCTGCGAGGGACAGGCATTAGCAGCGGAATGGAATAA
- the rapZ gene encoding RNase adapter RapZ has protein sequence MRLVIVTGMSGAGKTQALKMLEDMGFYCVDNLPIPLIETFAELTLSNHGGIRNAALGIDIRSGEDLSVLNRIFDEWSRQRVPFEILFLDAGDETLIKRYKETRRAHPLAAGGRIDSGIEKERVKLGFLKEEADYIIDTSRLLTKELRQELEKIFINRESYRNLYITVLSFGFKYGIPSDADLVFDVRFLPNPYYSEELRPKTGEEKAVRDYVMQHGTAALFLDKLNDMLEFLIPNYVLEGKNQLVIAIGCTGGKHRSVTIARSVYDRFKSREEFGIKIEHRDIDKDNIRKRMV, from the coding sequence GTGAGGCTTGTAATTGTAACAGGCATGTCAGGCGCAGGAAAGACCCAGGCGCTTAAGATGCTGGAGGATATGGGATTCTATTGTGTGGATAATCTTCCCATTCCCCTGATTGAAACGTTCGCGGAGCTGACCTTAAGTAATCATGGAGGGATCAGGAACGCAGCTTTGGGGATCGATATCCGCAGCGGGGAGGATTTATCGGTTTTAAACAGGATTTTTGATGAGTGGTCAAGACAAAGGGTGCCCTTTGAAATCCTCTTCCTTGATGCAGGTGACGAAACACTGATCAAGCGTTATAAGGAAACCAGGAGAGCCCATCCCCTGGCGGCAGGCGGAAGGATCGACAGCGGGATTGAGAAAGAACGGGTAAAGCTTGGGTTTCTAAAGGAAGAAGCGGACTATATCATCGATACCAGCCGGCTCCTGACTAAGGAACTGAGGCAGGAGCTGGAAAAGATATTTATAAACCGGGAATCCTACCGGAATCTGTATATTACTGTCCTTTCTTTTGGGTTCAAGTATGGGATTCCGTCGGATGCAGATCTGGTTTTTGATGTAAGATTCCTGCCCAATCCCTACTATTCAGAGGAACTGCGGCCTAAAACCGGAGAGGAAAAAGCAGTGCGGGACTATGTGATGCAGCATGGGACCGCTGCCCTGTTTTTAGACAAGCTTAACGATATGCTGGAATTTTTAATTCCCAATTATGTGCTGGAGGGGAAAAACCAGCTGGTCATTGCCATTGGATGTACAGGCGGCAAGCACCGGTCGGTTACCATTGCCAGGTCTGTTTATGACAGGTTTAAATCCAGGGAAGAATTCGGAATAAAAATTGAGCACCGGGACATCGACAAGGATAATATACGGAAAAGGATGGTCTAG
- the murB gene encoding UDP-N-acetylmuramate dehydrogenase, whose product MTGFYEKLLGAADKDHIKVGEEMRRHTSFRVGGPAACFVTPGDEKELTAVLALCRREEVPFFILGNGSNLLVGDEGFDGVVVSMDCFKSCQADKETGMVKAGAGASLARIAQEAYRATLTGFEFAAGIPGTLGGAVVMNAGAYGSEMKEVLRSVKVLTQQGEITELPADQLSLGYRTSCIIPKQYVVLEAKIRLRDGDEVSIKNRMDELARRRKEKQPLEYPSAGSTFKRPEGHFAGKLIEEAGLRGFSLGGAQVSEKHCGFVINKDSATAADIRNLCEEVKKRVLKQSGVTLEMEVKTLGKF is encoded by the coding sequence ATGACTGGATTTTATGAAAAACTTCTTGGTGCAGCCGATAAAGATCATATAAAAGTTGGGGAAGAGATGCGAAGGCATACCTCGTTCCGGGTGGGCGGCCCTGCTGCCTGCTTTGTGACACCGGGGGATGAAAAGGAGCTTACTGCTGTTTTGGCTCTTTGCCGCCGGGAAGAGGTACCTTTTTTTATACTGGGGAATGGAAGCAATCTTCTGGTTGGAGACGAAGGATTTGACGGGGTGGTCGTTTCCATGGATTGCTTTAAAAGCTGCCAGGCGGATAAGGAGACGGGGATGGTAAAGGCCGGAGCCGGAGCGTCCCTGGCGCGGATCGCCCAGGAAGCTTATAGGGCGACCTTGACCGGTTTTGAGTTTGCGGCCGGGATACCGGGAACTCTTGGGGGAGCCGTGGTGATGAACGCCGGAGCCTACGGTTCGGAGATGAAGGAGGTTCTTCGGTCTGTTAAAGTTTTAACGCAGCAGGGAGAAATAACGGAGCTGCCTGCTGACCAGCTTTCCTTAGGATACCGGACCAGCTGCATTATACCAAAGCAGTATGTTGTGCTGGAAGCTAAGATCCGGTTAAGGGATGGAGATGAGGTCTCTATTAAGAACCGGATGGATGAACTGGCCCGCAGGAGAAAGGAAAAGCAGCCTTTGGAGTATCCAAGCGCGGGAAGCACCTTTAAGAGGCCGGAGGGGCATTTTGCCGGCAAACTCATAGAGGAGGCAGGCTTAAGAGGTTTTTCCTTAGGCGGCGCCCAGGTATCGGAGAAGCACTGCGGATTTGTCATTAACAAAGACAGCGCGACTGCGGCTGATATCAGAAACCTTTGCGAAGAGGTAAAAAAAAGGGTATTGAAACAATCCGGAGTAACACTTGAGATGGAGGTAAAGACACTAGGGAAGTTTTAA
- the hprK gene encoding HPr(Ser) kinase/phosphatase, which yields MHGVAITDLIKKMNFRNMTPEIDAEKIVISHADVNRPALQLAGFYDHFDNERVQIIGYVEQEYIHQMNHERKLEMYDKLLSSQIPCLVYSRSQNPDEDMLAFCNHYGVPCLVSDKTTSDLMAEIIRWLKVKLAPCISIHGVLVDVFGEGVLIMGESGIGKSEAALELIKRGHRLVTDDVVEIRKVSDETLIGSAPEITRHFIELRGIGIIDVKTLFGVESVKDTQAIDMVIKLEDWDRDKEYDRMGIEDQYTEFLGNRVVCHSIPVRPGRNLAIIVESAAVNYRQKKMGYNAAQELYNRVQANLSRKQDD from the coding sequence ATGCATGGAGTAGCTATTACAGATTTGATAAAGAAGATGAATTTCCGGAACATGACTCCGGAGATTGACGCGGAAAAAATTGTGATCAGCCATGCGGATGTCAATCGCCCGGCTTTGCAGTTAGCCGGATTTTATGATCATTTTGACAACGAGCGGGTGCAGATCATCGGTTATGTGGAGCAGGAATACATTCATCAGATGAATCATGAGAGAAAGCTTGAGATGTACGACAAGCTTTTGTCCAGCCAGATTCCCTGTCTCGTATATAGCCGGAGCCAGAATCCGGATGAGGATATGCTGGCGTTTTGCAATCATTACGGCGTACCATGCCTTGTATCAGATAAGACCACTTCCGATCTCATGGCGGAGATCATCCGCTGGCTTAAGGTGAAGCTGGCGCCCTGCATCAGCATCCACGGGGTTTTGGTTGACGTATTCGGCGAAGGCGTGCTGATCATGGGAGAGAGCGGCATCGGAAAAAGTGAGGCTGCACTGGAACTGATCAAACGGGGCCACCGTCTTGTAACCGATGATGTGGTGGAGATCCGCAAGGTAAGCGATGAAACGCTGATCGGAAGCGCCCCGGAAATTACCAGGCATTTTATTGAATTAAGGGGCATCGGCATCATTGATGTCAAGACTTTGTTCGGTGTTGAAAGCGTAAAGGATACCCAGGCTATTGATATGGTGATCAAACTGGAGGACTGGGACAGAGATAAGGAATACGACAGAATGGGAATCGAAGACCAGTATACGGAATTTCTGGGAAACCGGGTAGTATGCCATTCCATACCGGTGCGTCCGGGACGTAATCTGGCCATTATCGTTGAATCTGCTGCCGTCAATTACAGACAAAAGAAGATGGGGTACAACGCGGCTCAGGAATTATATAACCGCGTTCAGGCAAACCTTTCAAGAAAACAAGATGATTGA